The genomic segment CTCCAAAACGGGCCTCCTGAAAAAGAAAGAGGTTTATCACGGCAGCTGTCCCTAGACCCACAAGAGCAAGCAATGCAGAGGTCCGACCTCCCTCTAAAAAAAGCGCAAAGAACAAGCATAATGCGGCCGTTACAAGAAGAATAAGTGGTGGTAAAAGTGGAGCCCAGCCAATGTCCGGAATGGGAAATTGCATTACCGGTCCCCTCCTACCGCTAAGCCCGAAGGTGAGGCCTTAACCTGATCAACAATTACTCGGGATTGTGACTCGATTTGCTCGAGTTGCGGGGCCGGAGCAACACCGAGCCATAAGATCCCAGAAAGAATTGGGACTAAAACAAATAACTCCATCGGACTTATATCACGTACGGGTTTTCCCTGATTACCCTGGTACAAACGCTGAAAGAGGTTGACACCATAAACTCCGGCCGCAATGACAGCAAGTACCGCCAAAGCAGCTGCAACTGGATTAGCCTGAAAAGCGCCTACTAGACTCAAGAATTCTCCTGGAAAGTTAGCGAGCCCTGGCACACCTATGCTCGCGAAAAGAATAAAGAGTGTAACGGCTGCTAGAGCCGGAGCACTAGCCGCTAGGCCACCATATTTATCGAGCTTGAAACTACCCTGACGCTCAAACAGCATTCCAGAAATTAAGAAAAGCCCCCCCGTTGTAAACATCTGGGCAGCTAATAAATAGACGGCCCCGTTAAGACCCGCAAGATGAAGACCAAACAAGCCCACGCCGACTATGCCCATATGCGATATTGAAGCGAAAGCCAGTAGGCGTTTAAGTTCATTTTGGGCGATGGCAACCATAGCACCGTAGATAGCGGTAAATGCAGCGAGGATCAGGAGAAAAGGTCCTACCGTGACAGCTGCTGCTGGCAGCAAAGGTAACGCCCAAGCAAAAAATCCGTAACCACCTACTTTGTACAGAGTACCTGCGACATCGGCCACTCCGGAAGGGTGATTCTGGGTGTGAAAATCTGCTAACCACGAATGCAACGGCCAAAGGGGCAACTTGACCATGAATGCAACAGAGAAGCCCAGGAATAACCATACTTGGGTTTTCAGTGAAAGAGTCGTAGTAGCTACAAGCAAGTCAGCTAATCGGTAACTCTCAGCCCCGGAGATTGGTTTAATCGCAAGAACCGTAACAAGCATCAGGAGTGACCCTGCTACGGCATATATGAGATATTTTATAGTCGCTTGACGGCGTCCATTTCTGCCCCAAATGCCGAGCATAAGTAGGCTCGGGATTAAAGTTGCTTCCCAAAACACATAAAACAGTACTAAATCCTTAGCGAGAAACAATCCATTGAGACCTGCTTGCATGAACAAGAGCAACGATAAGAACGCTCCGGTTCTCTCTCTAATCCTTAGTCCAGCACATAACACTACAGGAATCATTACCAAAGAAGAAGCTAGCACTAGAACGCTACCTGCTCCATTAGCGCTCAGGGAAAAATACGCCCCAAAACTAGGAATCCAGGTCCGCTCGACGCTCTCGCTACCGGGTAAAAAGATTGCAATAACGAAGGTAAGAATGGTAACCAAAAGAGCAATGGCACGCTGGCTTAGCAAATTTGGGCTTAAAGGAAACTTGAGTGAGCTTAACCCCAATACCAAGCCTCCCAAGAGAGGAATCATGAGTGCTGCTAGGGTCACAATTTTCCTCCAAATAAAGTAACGAGCACTACCAGTACACTCACACTCAAGAGCATCACAAAAGCGTAACTGCGGACGAATCCACTCTGCAGGCGCCGTACTACTCGAGAAAGGAGTCCAAAACTACCAATGCTATTAGTAATTACTTGATCTATAAGATCCTTGTCAATTATCCGTACACCTTCGGCTATAGCTTCAACTGGCCGTACAAAAATAATGCGGTACAAATTATCGAAGCCAAAACCAGTCTGCGACAACCGGTTTATGGTTTGATCACGTAGTCGGACAACAGGTCCACCCTTCTTGACTTCATACACCCAGTACGCAACTCCAAGACCAATAGCTGCTGCAACAATCGAAAGCACGAGTAAAGCCCACTCAATTTCGATAGCTGGGTGGGCAAATCCTGTTAGGGTTCTTGCTGCTGGTTCAATCCAAGAAGCGAAAAGATTGGGGAAGGCAAATGCTGGTAGTCCAACATAGCCAACACCAATACTAAAAATGGATAGGATTATTAGTGGAACTGTCATAACTTGTGGCGATTCATGAATTTTGGCCTTAAGCTCCTCGGCAATACGTTCCTGACCTACAAAGATTCCGTGATACCACCGGAACATGTAAAAAGCAGTCATTCCTGCTGAAAGCAGCAAAATTGCGTAGATAACAACAGCTCCGTTACCTGCAAGCAGATTGCTGTTAAAGGCATGAGCAAGAATCGCATCCTTACTAAAGAATCCAGACAATAACGGAACACCAGCAATTGCCAACGTAGCAATCAACGAGGTAGTTCCAGTGACACGCATGCGACGCCCCAGTCCCCCCATTCGTCGGATATCCTGTTCACCATCAAGGGCATGTATAACCGATCCTGCGCCCAAAAACAGCAAGGCTTTGAAAAAAGCGTGGGTAAAGAGGTGAAAAATACCGACCCAGTAGGCACCGGCACCTACAGCTACAAACATAAAACCTAGTTGGCTGATAGTGGAGTAGGCAAGTATCTTCTTAATATCGGTTTGTGCGAAGGCAGCGAAAGCAGCAATCAGTGCGGTTATAGCCCCCACCCAAGCTACAATCACTGATACTTCCGGTGCTCCTACGAATAGGGGGGCTGAACGTACTACGAGATATACACCTGCCGTAACCATGGTAGCTGCATGAATCAAAGCTGACACCGGAGTCGGTCCAGCCATCGCGTCAGGCAACCAAACCTGCAACGGAATCTGGGCAGACTTGCCGCTAGCAGCAACTAGTAACAAAAGACCGATCCAAACCAAAGTACCAGATCCAACCACAAGACTAATAGCTGCCTGGTTAATGGTTGCAATATCAAGAGTGCCGAAGGCAGTCACCATGAGAAACATCGCAAGCAAAAAACCAACGTCACCAATGCGATTTACTATGAAAGCCTTGCGGGCGGCATCAGCATTGAGTCGATCCTGATACCAGAAGCTAATCAAAAGATACGAACAAACCCCTACTCCCTCCCATCCAATAAACATCAACAAGAAAGAATCCGCCATAACCAGAACTAGCATTGCTGCCACAAACAGATTAAGACCAGCAAAATACCGGCTAAGGCCCTTATCAGCCCGCATGTAACCAATAGAATAGACGTGTATTAGTAATCCCACTCCGGTGATTACAAGCATCAACAGTACACTAAGCCGATCGATCATAAAGCCTAGCGAGAGGTCAAAATTACCCGCTGATAGGTAGGGCCACAATTCAACAACAACGCCACTAGGGTCACGGTTAAACAGTGAGAAGGCCGCTATCAATGATAGGGCAAAACTCACACCGACAGCTACACTACCAATTACCCCTGGACGGATATTACGTCCAAATAGTCCGTTGGTTAAAGCACCTATGAGAGCTATTAACGGCGCTAACGCAGCGATGGATACTGGATCATTCATAAAACTCTCGCATCAGTCACAGCCTAATCTCTGAAAGGGAGTCGACATCGGTACTTGCACGATTCCTGAATATCGCCACGAGTATTCCTAAGCCTACCGCTACCTCAGCTGCCGCAATCGCCAAAATTATGAATACTGCACTTTGGCCGGCAAACGCACCCTGAGCCCCCGCAAGCGTCCATTGTCTAGCAAAGGCAACAAGTGCGAGGTTCGCCGCATTAAGCATGAGTTCAACTGACAAAAAGATAAGAATTGCGCTCCGCCGTGTCAAAACCCCTATTGCCCCAATAGCGAAGATAGCTGCACTTAGAGCAAGATAGTACTCTGTCGTCACCATGCAGCCACAACCCCCTTCTCTATAGCCACCGAATCAGGCCACATTGGATTCCTCCTCAATGGATACAGATCCAGACGGCTCAAACTCCGGAGCATCCTCGATAGCACGGCGTTGTACAAGACCAACTGCACCTATAATCCCAGTGAGCAGGAGTACCCCCACAAGCTGGAAGGGAAGCATAAATTCCGTAAATAACGATTCAGCAATCTCCCCAGCTCCCCCTCCATTAAGGACCTCATTAACGACAGCTAAATCCAAAAGTGGCATCGAATTACTGAACGCTACGATGGCTATCGTAGCTGCTGCTCCGACAGCTGCAAAGTAGGCTAAGGGAGGCATCCATCGCAGGGTTGGTGCAGGCTCGTCTCCCTCAACGTTTAGGAGCATGATCACAAACAGGAAGAGAACCATAATGGCTCCGGCATAAACTATGACCTGGACAGCTGCTAAAAAGTGAGCCTGAAGAGTTACGTAAGCTACTGCTAGGGTAAGTAGCGTCCCAACAAGCGACAAAGCCGCATGCACCGGTTGCCGAAGGGTTATGACCCCAACAGCACCAATCAGCATTATGGCGGCTAGGATTACAAATGTAACCATCAGTAATCCACACCCTCCAACTCAGGGCGCGGACCCGATTTAAATCCTACCCGAACATCGCTGTTGCGACGCTCGGCTTCACGGCGTTGCCATTTACTTCCTTGGACGCCCACCATCATGTCGTCCTTGCCATATGTGAAATCTTCAGAACGAAAATCAGCTAGTTCAAACTCGTGACCAAGGACTATCGCTCCTGTAGGACAGGCTTCTTCACACATGCCACAGAAAATACATCGCAACATGTTGATCTCGTAAATGCTGGCATAGCGTTCCCCAGCCGAAGTTGGGTCCTCTGGATCATTCTCAGCAGCCTCAACGTAAATTGCGTAAGCCGGACAGGCAGCAGCACAAAGACTACATCCAATGCATTTTTCTAAACCGGTATCAGGGTGACGAAGTAAATGATGCCTTCCTCGGAACCGGGGCTTGATGTCTACTAACTCCTCCGGGTAACTGACAGTGGCAGGTCTCTTGAAAAGATGGCCTAGAGTCACTCCCATCCCTTTAGCTATATCGAGAACACTCATGTGTGCGCCTCCTGTAGAGAGAAACCTGCTGAGCAATGTTGAGGAGAATATTTAAAGCACAAATGCGATCACCGCCCCAGTGACGAGCGCTGCACCTAAGGCAATTTCGAAAAGGTAGACCCAACCAAACCTCATCAGCTGGTCGTAACGTAATCTTGGTAATGTTGCCCGCAACCAAATGAAGAGAAACATAAACAGGGCCATCTTAAGTATCAACCAGATAAACGGCCATTGCGAAATACCTGGTATGAAAAAATCCAGGAACTCTGGTCCCCGCCAACCACCAAGGAATAATGTGCTCACAACAGCAGATGCAGTCAGCATGTTGACATACTCGGCCATCTGGTAAAGCGCCCACTTGATAGATGAATATTCTGTTAAATAACCCGCTACTAACTCCTGCTCCGCCTCAGGTAAATCGAATGGCGTACGGTTAACCTCAGCAATTCCGGAAATAAGGAAAGTTACAAAAGCAACGGCGAGGGGAACCCATAAAAGCGGATGAACGGACCATACATTAAGGTCAACGATCTCTCGTAGGTTTAGTGTTCCCGCTATCATGAGTACAGTAAGCGCTGAGAATCCCAAACCGAGCTCATACGATATCAGCTGAGCGCTTGATCGAAGACTACCTAGCAGTGAATATTTACTGTTAGACGCCCACCCACCTAGAAAGATACCGTATACCCCAATCGATGTTGCAGCAAAAATGAATAGTAAGCCTATGTCAAGATCTACGATCCATGGATCAAGACCAAATAAACTCCCTGCAGGTCCTGCTGGGATCGCTCCAAAAGCAGCTAATGCAAAAGTAATCGATACAAAGGGCGCCAAAATATATACGAATCGGTCAGCCGCTGACACGACAATGTCTTCCTTGAAAATAGACTTAATAGCATCAGCAATCGGTTGTAGCAAGCCGAAGGGTCCTACTCGATTCGGACCAATACGGTTTTGCATGCGAGCCAAAAGGCGGCGCTCAATAACCGTCATATAAGCGAATACACCCAGCAAGATGACGCACATTAATAGAGCCTTAATGAGGGTGGCAAGCAAAGAATCCATCAGACTGTTTCCAGTGCTGAACGCTCTATCTGAATAGTTCCCAAGTCGACCTGAACTAGGCCTGCTGGTTGATCTGGTAAAGATGGTACATGCATGAACCCCTCTGGAATTAGTTCGCTACTCTGGATCGTAACAAGACGCCGGAGTTTTCCAACCATTACACTGACAACATCCGAATCGTGTAGGCCCCAAGCATTGGCTTCGGCGGGGTTAATGCGTAATAAGACTCCCCCGTTCGAAGCACGGAGGCTTGGATTCTTGTCTAAATATTCGGTGCGAACCATAGCCTTAGTTAGAAAAGCATTACCCTTCTGACCTCGGTTGACCTTACTACTGTCCTGACGAGACGATTCGGTCCCTGCCTCACCAAGAACACCTTGGTCATTAAGATCATTTAAGTCGACGTCAAATTTCTTCCGGAGTACCCGGCGGGCACTGCGGGTACTTCTACCTTCAAGGCGCACTCCTGAAGCCTCACCAAAGTGTCTTACAAGTCCAGTGAAATCCTCAGCGTGATTGTTCTCGATTGGAGCCGACCTAACTGGGAGCAGTCGCCCTTCAAGATTCATAACGGTTCCCTCTTTGCCATAACCAGTACGAGCCGGTAAGACAACGTGGGCCTTGGTAGCGGTTTCTGTAAGAAATAGATCGTGCACTACGAGTAAATCAAGGTCTTCTAGTTTCGTAGCTACAGCTGGAGCCTGTGCTGGATCGAGACCAGAAAGAATTAGAGCTTTAGCCCCACCACTGATCATTGCTTCATAGTCGTATTTATCGTGACTTGGAAATAATCCTATCCTTTCGAGTCCAAAGCTGTTGGCCATAGGTCCGATTAACATGAGCCGGGCATCAACGGTCTTGGCCAGAGTCTTGGCTGCAGCAACAGCTGCGTCGTTAGCCAGGACTAAACCGCCACAAACTATAACCGGCTTCTGAGCCTCGATTAGTTGAGTCACCAATAACTGCATTTCCGACTGATCAAAACCCAAATGATCAGTGTCAGAAGTCAGTGATTCTCCTGCTGCTACAGCAACTAGGGCTTCCAATAGATCGGCTTCGGAGCCTGGTTGGTAAAGCACGGATTTTCCTGAGTGGCTCATCAAATCTGTAATAAAAGGAGCGCCCACAGTTAGAATATCTCGTTTTCGAGCCATTCTCTCTTTCAATCTCAAATCAGCAATAGGAACTCCATGTTCCATTAATTCAGGAGGCACAACCCCTTTGAGAGCATCCTTGATTCTTAAATCTGCAGCAGGAAGCTCTTCAGTAACATCAGCCAAGACAAATATTGCATCAGCCCGAGCAAGATCATCAAACGTAGCTGGTGTTTCAGGTGGAATCACCGAGGCGTTTGGCCGCGGATAATGGTCAACCTGGCCAGTTTGAAGGTGCTCAGCTAGTGCCAGTACCGCAACACCTTCTTCTAAAGTAGCGTCTGCCCTGATGGCTAGACCCACCTCCTTACCAGCAAGACCGTTGATCTTGGTAGCAATGAAAGCCATAGCCTCGTCCCATGTAGCCTGAGTAAGCTCTCCGTCTTTTCTGATCATGGGGCTTTGTATCCGGTCGTCAGCGTTAGCATACTCGTGACCAAACCGAATTCCATCATCAATCCACCGCTTGTTTATATCTGGGTGTAATCCAGCTTTAATGCGCTCAATGTGCCCGGTGCGGGCATCCACTACAATTGGTGTGCCACTAGAGTCGTCAAGACTCGTCGTACGGGTGTGGTGGTATTCCCAGTTGCGACCTCGAAAGCGACTTGTGGTGTCGAGAAGTGCACCTACGGGACAAATATCGGTGATATTGCCCGTAAAATTAGACGGTAAATCCTCATCTGCAGTACCAATATACGTGTGGCCACCGCGTTCTATGAAGTCAAGAACCTCATCTCCTGGAACTTCCTCAAAATAACGAACGCATCTCTTACAGTGAATGCAGCGTTCTCGGTCGAGCGTAATTAGTTCCGAGAGCGCATGGTGCTTTTCTTGATGACGCTTATCGAAGGGGAATCGACTTAGGCCAGTGCCGTACTCGTAGGCTCTATCCTGCAATTCACAGGCACCACCTTTGTCACACACGGGACAATCAAGCGGGTGATTAATAAGTGTAAACTCGACCATGCTGTTTTGAGCATCTTTAACTTCCTCAGAGAGAGTATCGATTACCATTCCCTCCATCACGGTCGTCGTACAGGTAGCCATCAGATTGGGAAAGTAAAAGACTTTAGGCTCTCCCGTCTCCTCATCTAGGATCCACTCTCCAGTAGATCGGTCTTGGCGAGGAGCACCGACCTTGGCTAGGCACATTCGACAAGCACCAATTGGGGACATGTACGTCTCAGAACAAAAATACGGCACATCATGGCCAGCAGCGAATACAGCATCTATAGCGCTGGTTCCAGGAGCGAGCTCTAACTCCACATCGTTAATTCTTACTTTCATTCCTGCCACCAGTCCGACTTCTTGTACATACGTTCTCCATGATCGACTAGGTATTGGTACTCGTGCCTGAAATGTTTAAAACTAGCTTCAACAGGCATTGCACAAGCGTCTGCTAAGACACAAAAAGCTGTGCCCTGTAACCGCTGTGACATCTCTTCTATTAGAACCAAATCCTCCTTGGTACCCATGCCAGCCAATAACTTTTGATACATCTTTGGAAGCCAAGTAGCAACGCCCTCGCGGCAGGGAGTGCACTTTCCGCAGGACTCGTGTGCATAAAAGCGAACCACGTTATACATGGCAGTAACCATGCATTTCTCTTCTGGTATCACAATCACTCCGCCGGTACCTAGCATCGAACCCAAACGAGCGAGGGTACCGTATTCCATAGAAGCATCTAAATACTCGTTTTGAAAAGGAAACATTGGGCTTGATGACCCACCTGGAATGAACGCTTTAGCCCGCATTGTTGGGCCTCCTGCGTGATCAAAAATTAACTCACGAAAAGTTGTTCCCATAGGTAATTCATACACGCCAGGCCGTCGCACCGGACCGCTAATCTGGTATAGCTTCGTACCTCGGGAATCCTCTGTTCCCATTGAAGCAAACCAGGCTGAACCTTTGGCAATGATATGAACTGCACTGGTAAGTGAGGTGACATTGTTAATGGTTGTTGGTAACCCATATATTCCTGCCTGCGCGGGGAATGGGGGTTTAAGGCGCGGATTAGCACGCAATCCTTCGAAAGAGTTCATTAGTGCAGTTTCTTCGCCACAAATGTAGGCACCTGCACCCCGATGGAGGATTATGTCAAAGTCGAAGTCTGTACCGAACAATCCTGTTCCAAGCAAACCATGATTACGAGCCTGTTGGATTGCTTCGTACAGTCTCTCATAACCTGTCATGTACTCGCCTCGAACGTAGATCACGCCGCGGGTTGCCTCTATTGCATAACCGGCGATAATCATTCCCTCTATGAGCTGATGTGGATCGTCTTCTAGGATATACCGGTCTTTAAAAGAGCCGGGCTCTGATTCGTCAGCATTGCAGAGAATGAAACGTTGTCTCCCATCAGGGGGTGGCATAAAGGACCACTTCACACCTGTGGGGAAACCAGCTCCACCTCTACCTCTGAGACCTGAAGCCTTAACCTCCTCAACCACCTCTGTGGGCGTCATGGCAGTTAACGCCTTTCGTGCTGACTCATAACCGTCATGACCAAGATAGTAATCGAGAGTATGAGAATTAGAAACACCCACATGCCGGTACAGTGTCACTTCGTACCGCGGATCGTGACGACTCGTAATTTGCACAGGAGATTCTTGTGCAGGTTCCGCCATTTAGTTACCAGCTTCCCTGCTGTCGCTAAAAGGTTTTGCGGGAGACCCCTCAACGTTATCGCCACCACGTTCACGGGTTGACTCGGGCATTTCGCCCCGACTCAAGGCTTCAAGCAACGTCCTGCACCTAGACCTCGAAACTCGCTCGTAGTATGTATCGTTAACTTGTAAGACGGGGGCCGTACCGCAAGAACCAAGACATTCAACCTTTTGTAGAGAAAAATGTGAGTCACTATCTGTTTCTCCATTTACGATACCTAGTTCCTCAGTGATGAAATCGTACATTTCATCCGATCCTGCTAGAGAGCAGGACAGAGTTGAACATATCTGTAAGTGAAAACGTCCTATCGGTTGTTCGTGATATGTCGAATAGAAGCTCATTACGCCCTTAACCTCGGTAGCGGTCATATCGAGAATCTGAGCAATCTCCTCTATGCGATGATCAGATATATGGCGTTCCGCGCGTTGTACTTCCCACAGAAGCGGCATGATAGCGGTACGCCGTCCGTAAGAAGGGTACCTATTAAGGATCTCAAGAAGTAGATCTTGTTTATCAGCAAAGAATGGCGTGATGACATCCAATTCAATCATCTTTGGCGCCCCACTGGGAGTTATACAGGGTATGCCTCATTTATCCACGTCCCCCATTACCGGATCCATGGTTGCTATATTGACGACCATGTCAGCAAACAGGGCCCCTACGCACGCCGGCTCAAGGCTCTGCAAATTAATAAGGCTTGGCACTCGTACCTTGACTCGATAAGGCATCGAACCACCATCCGAAACAAGATAGTAACCAAGTTCACCTCGAGCCGATTCTGTAGCAACGTAGACCTCGCCACGTGGTGGGTGAAAGCCCTCTGTTACTAATTTGAAATGGAAAATTACAGCTTCCATCGAGTTTTCAAGCTCATGTCGAGGTGGAAGGGATATTCGACGGTCAGGGTCTTTAATTGGTCCTGGTTCCAGTGCGTCTAATGCCTGTTTTACAATAGCGAGACTCTGTTCCATCTCGAGAAATCGCATCATAAACCGAGCGTATGCATCCCCCTCTTCGGAGGTGGGGACATCAAACACGTAACTTTCGTAGCCACTATATGGCTGTGCTTTCCGGAAGTCCAGCGAAACCCCGCTAGCCCGCAAGGATGGTCCCGTAAGGCAATAGTCCAGCGCAAGATCTTGCGAAATAACTCCTACACCCTTTGTACGATTTACAAAGATATCATTCTGTACAAACATGGTTGCATATTGTTCCATCATGGTTGGAAATTCTGAAATAAACTCACGAACAGCTGACTCGAACCCTTCTGGCAAGTCAGTTGAAAGGCCACCGACTCGGAAGTAACCGTAATTCATTCTGACGCCGGATACCAACTCAAAAATGTCTAGGAGCCGTTCTCGTTCTCGCATGGTGTAAAAAAATAGGGTCAAGGCTCCCATGTCGAGAATGCCAGTACCTAAAAAGACCAGATGACTAGCTATACGATTAAGCTCGGTGAGTATTACTCGTGCTCGTTGAGCTCTTTCCGGGACCTGAGCGTCCATCAAGGTCTCGACGGAAAGGACATAAGCAAGGTCATGACCGAACCCGTGGAGATAGTCCATTCGGTTGGAATACGTCACACCCTGTTGGTAGGTTCGGTTCTCCATAGTTTTCTCGAACCCAGTATGCAAATAACCTATTTGCGGCATTATTCTAGCAATACGCTCGCCATCGAGATCTACTACTAAACGCAAAACGCCGTGGGTAGAAGGATGCTGAGGACCTACGTTAATACGCATGTGGCGCGTGTCGAAAGAACCTGTTGTCTCCCGACTAATCTCCCGGACGTCGTAACCAGTGTTAGGTATGCTCACTCGGTTTCCTTTTGCGAGGCATCTACACCAGACATATTCCCACTTCGGACGCCCTTTCTCGCTCCGCCTGCCCATCCTGTAAGTCCGGGGTCACGCCCCATCATTCCTGCACGAAAAGCTGCTGGATCTAGAAATCGCCCTTCGTTAAACAAAGTTGCAGTCTCATCTAACGGAAAATCCTTCCGATGTGGGTGCCCGTCAAGGTCTTCCGGAGTGATTATCTTTCTAAGGTTTGGGTGGCCTTGAAAAGAAATGCCGAACATGTCAAACACTTCACGCTCCATGAAGTTGGCTCCTCGCCAGAAACCGGTTAATGTTGGTAGTTCCTCAGTCTCATTGAGATCGACACGGAGAAAGAGCCTTTCTCCCTCAGCGATGGCATAGAGGTTGTACGCGACAGTAAACCGGGGGCCCTGATGACCAGGATAGCTTTCGTAATCAATCCCGAAGATATCTGAAAGGTGGTTAAACCCATGATCTCTAACTACACCTACCGCCTCAAGTATTGTTTTCCTCTCAAAGTTGACAGATACCATTCCCTTGAACTCAGACTTCTTGCCCCCTGCAGCCTCAAGATCTTTAAGAACCACCTCGAGAAGTCTTGTCTCATCACTCATTGTGACCAACCCTCTACCATTGGAAGGGCAATACCTTCTTGGTCAAATACCTGGCCACGTACCTTCTTTTGCAGCTGCATAACACCGTAAACAAGAGCTTCGGGCCTTGGTGGACATCCTGGAACAAAAATATCAACTGGTACTACCGAATTCACATTCTGAACAACAGCGTAATTGTTGAACATGCCTCCGGAGCTAGCACACGCTCCCATCGAAATAACCCATTTGGGGTCGGGCATTTGATCGTAAACTCGTCGCATTACGGGTGCCATTTTCTTAGAGAGCCTCCCAGCAACGATCATCACATCTGCCTGCCGAGGGCTAGCTCGAAAAACTTCGGAACCAAATCGAGCCAAATCATTACGCGAATTTGTTGATTGCATCATCTCAATGGCGCAACAAGCCAGTCCGAATGTTGCTGGCCAAAGGCTATTACTACGGCCCCAAGCAACGAGGCCCTTTATTGTCGAGAATAAAATGCCCTCCGCCTCAAGTTCCTGAAAATCTTTCTCAAAAATATCTCGTATCGCCATACTCACTTCCAGTTCAGTACACCTTTGCGCAATATGTAAACGTAACCAATCGCCAGTATGATGACGAAAACGATGGCTTGCGCAAAGAGGAATTCAGGCGCCATTTTGAATTTAACTGCCAACGGATAGAAGAAAGCCGTCTCAATGTCAAAGATGATGAAAAGCATAGCAACAAGGTAGAAATGTACTGGAAAGCGTTCTCTAGCATTACTTGAAACAGGTACACCGGATTCATAGGCATCTAGTTTTACTTGGCCTCCCTTTTTAGGCCCAAGCAAACCACCTACTATGAGTGCCATCACTCCAATAAAACCCGCAACTAGAAATAAAAGAAATAGTGC from the Trueperaceae bacterium genome contains:
- a CDS encoding NADH-quinone oxidoreductase subunit L codes for the protein MNDPVSIAALAPLIALIGALTNGLFGRNIRPGVIGSVAVGVSFALSLIAAFSLFNRDPSGVVVELWPYLSAGNFDLSLGFMIDRLSVLLMLVITGVGLLIHVYSIGYMRADKGLSRYFAGLNLFVAAMLVLVMADSFLLMFIGWEGVGVCSYLLISFWYQDRLNADAARKAFIVNRIGDVGFLLAMFLMVTAFGTLDIATINQAAISLVVGSGTLVWIGLLLLVAASGKSAQIPLQVWLPDAMAGPTPVSALIHAATMVTAGVYLVVRSAPLFVGAPEVSVIVAWVGAITALIAAFAAFAQTDIKKILAYSTISQLGFMFVAVGAGAYWVGIFHLFTHAFFKALLFLGAGSVIHALDGEQDIRRMGGLGRRMRVTGTTSLIATLAIAGVPLLSGFFSKDAILAHAFNSNLLAGNGAVVIYAILLLSAGMTAFYMFRWYHGIFVGQERIAEELKAKIHESPQVMTVPLIILSIFSIGVGYVGLPAFAFPNLFASWIEPAARTLTGFAHPAIEIEWALLVLSIVAAAIGLGVAYWVYEVKKGGPVVRLRDQTINRLSQTGFGFDNLYRIIFVRPVEAIAEGVRIIDKDLIDQVITNSIGSFGLLSRVVRRLQSGFVRSYAFVMLLSVSVLVVLVTLFGGKL
- a CDS encoding NADH-quinone oxidoreductase subunit NuoK, with amino-acid sequence MVTTEYYLALSAAIFAIGAIGVLTRRSAILIFLSVELMLNAANLALVAFARQWTLAGAQGAFAGQSAVFIILAIAAAEVAVGLGILVAIFRNRASTDVDSLSEIRL
- a CDS encoding NADH-quinone oxidoreductase subunit J, coding for MVTFVILAAIMLIGAVGVITLRQPVHAALSLVGTLLTLAVAYVTLQAHFLAAVQVIVYAGAIMVLFLFVIMLLNVEGDEPAPTLRWMPPLAYFAAVGAAATIAIVAFSNSMPLLDLAVVNEVLNGGGAGEIAESLFTEFMLPFQLVGVLLLTGIIGAVGLVQRRAIEDAPEFEPSGSVSIEEESNVA
- a CDS encoding NADH-quinone oxidoreductase subunit NuoI, translated to MSVLDIAKGMGVTLGHLFKRPATVSYPEELVDIKPRFRGRHHLLRHPDTGLEKCIGCSLCAAACPAYAIYVEAAENDPEDPTSAGERYASIYEINMLRCIFCGMCEEACPTGAIVLGHEFELADFRSEDFTYGKDDMMVGVQGSKWQRREAERRNSDVRVGFKSGPRPELEGVDY
- a CDS encoding NADH-quinone oxidoreductase subunit NuoH; translation: MDSLLATLIKALLMCVILLGVFAYMTVIERRLLARMQNRIGPNRVGPFGLLQPIADAIKSIFKEDIVVSAADRFVYILAPFVSITFALAAFGAIPAGPAGSLFGLDPWIVDLDIGLLFIFAATSIGVYGIFLGGWASNSKYSLLGSLRSSAQLISYELGLGFSALTVLMIAGTLNLREIVDLNVWSVHPLLWVPLAVAFVTFLISGIAEVNRTPFDLPEAEQELVAGYLTEYSSIKWALYQMAEYVNMLTASAVVSTLFLGGWRGPEFLDFFIPGISQWPFIWLILKMALFMFLFIWLRATLPRLRYDQLMRFGWVYLFEIALGAALVTGAVIAFVL
- the nuoG gene encoding NADH dehydrogenase (quinone) subunit G, which translates into the protein MKVRINDVELELAPGTSAIDAVFAAGHDVPYFCSETYMSPIGACRMCLAKVGAPRQDRSTGEWILDEETGEPKVFYFPNLMATCTTTVMEGMVIDTLSEEVKDAQNSMVEFTLINHPLDCPVCDKGGACELQDRAYEYGTGLSRFPFDKRHQEKHHALSELITLDRERCIHCKRCVRYFEEVPGDEVLDFIERGGHTYIGTADEDLPSNFTGNITDICPVGALLDTTSRFRGRNWEYHHTRTTSLDDSSGTPIVVDARTGHIERIKAGLHPDINKRWIDDGIRFGHEYANADDRIQSPMIRKDGELTQATWDEAMAFIATKINGLAGKEVGLAIRADATLEEGVAVLALAEHLQTGQVDHYPRPNASVIPPETPATFDDLARADAIFVLADVTEELPAADLRIKDALKGVVPPELMEHGVPIADLRLKERMARKRDILTVGAPFITDLMSHSGKSVLYQPGSEADLLEALVAVAAGESLTSDTDHLGFDQSEMQLLVTQLIEAQKPVIVCGGLVLANDAAVAAAKTLAKTVDARLMLIGPMANSFGLERIGLFPSHDKYDYEAMISGGAKALILSGLDPAQAPAVATKLEDLDLLVVHDLFLTETATKAHVVLPARTGYGKEGTVMNLEGRLLPVRSAPIENNHAEDFTGLVRHFGEASGVRLEGRSTRSARRVLRKKFDVDLNDLNDQGVLGEAGTESSRQDSSKVNRGQKGNAFLTKAMVRTEYLDKNPSLRASNGGVLLRINPAEANAWGLHDSDVVSVMVGKLRRLVTIQSSELIPEGFMHVPSLPDQPAGLVQVDLGTIQIERSALETV